From Carassius auratus strain Wakin unplaced genomic scaffold, ASM336829v1 scaf_tig00050314, whole genome shotgun sequence, one genomic window encodes:
- the LOC113089576 gene encoding uncharacterized protein LOC113089576, with the protein MNSQYIYVLYFLAHNEDFDIQCTRETTVDVTSGLDFPCKPPQETQLNIADISKMPSRQSVLKLNATISSLNKPSTMMTIRDTESEVKSCRIGDQTGMIQLSLWDNQIDMVKIGTTYEFTNLSTRTFSGKTYLTTTRNTKITQQNTAVLLPTTSDTEDVDTQTNTITQTIEGSTISMKKLCPKCHSTQLDFNTKLNFHRCTTCKILRKQESYISKCNGTLIFKLEENELSLTIANSVLTRFIRKQNTQFLDAQDIEEFLLTCGPVTVTYTDENHVIEINKSINTIEVTSTHDIDDELCTVTDLVSFSQTSESKVPGDKRNSFPTQHIEVEPKQTKTPKDH; encoded by the exons ATGAACTCACAATACATCTACGTACTCTACTTTTTAGCTCACAACGAAGATTTCGACATACAATGCACACGAGAAACAACTGTAGATGTGACAAGTGGACTGGACTTCCCCTGCAAACCTCCTCAAGAGACTCAGCTGAACATAGCTGACATATCCAAAATGCCAAGTCGCCAATCG GTTTTGAAACTCAACGCAACAATTTCGAGCCTCAACAAACCAAGCACCATGATGACCATCCGGGACACAGAGAGCGAAGTCAAGTCCTGCAGAATAGGAGACCAAACAGGAATGATTCAGCTGTCCCTATGGGACAATCAGATAGATATGGTAAAAATTGGTACAACTTACGAATTTACAAACCTGTCAACCAGAACATTTAGTGGAAAAACATACTTGACAACCACAAGAAACACAAAAattacacaacaaaacacagcagttttATTGCCTACCACATCAGACACAGAAGATGttgatacacaaacaaacacaataacaCAAACAATAGAGGGCAGCACAATTTCCATGAAAAAACTGTGTCCTAAGTGTCACAGCACACAATTAGACTTCAACACAAAGTTAAATTTTCACAGGTGCACTACCTGTAAGATACTGAGGAAACAGGAgagttacatttcaaaatgtaatggcACATTGATTTTCAAGCTTGAAGAAAATGAGCTGTCATTGACAATTGCAAATTCTGTGCTGACTAGATTCAttagaaaacaaaacacacaattcCTAGATGCACAGGACATTGAAGAATTTCTTTTAACATGTGGACCTGTGACTGTGACTTACACAGATGAAAATCATGTCatagaaattaataaatcaatcaacACAATTGAAGTCACCTCAACACATGACATAGATGACGAACTTTGCACCGTCACAGATTTAGTGTCATTCTCTCAAACATCAGAATCAAAAGTACCAGGTGATAAAAGAAATTCTTTTCCTACACAACACATAGAAGTagaaccaaaacaaacaaaaacccccAAAGATCACTAG
- the LOC113089575 gene encoding uncharacterized protein LOC113089575, with protein sequence MARAVLFFRFYRKGSHFVYFRERKVKPDFEMPRTKQTRRSQAAKKRMADRMAADPEEALPPLKKLAEVTERCVHHNGAIKLGHNSGHNRGHNLGQTSGQTSGQTSGQTSGQTSGQTTGLNNDAKNTDHNSTVNMTMKAVSDLCPQKSYISGSFHQGDYRFGRNRGSQCGANCLTAIVMCKMKNVLQWTRSDLDAVLIHGDDLYSAMRDAGKINDPESGFIAVHELPDTHTLKDCRFSINYGETLTGLFGINKYDGELQGYAMSFDEAVNRAFQTFDAVLVNIKLAICAAVREGSWYAVIDPHSRQGDGRCVADGKSVVVYHRDLHSLIVHFRKLAASINARYQEFEVTGVNAVMTGGKRPFWQVIENAGPAENEREGDVKCSQSPGDFMDVDETSVKETCARQRPKTPYPSDENEGDVEFISQAASASLQFSPLTHEKQRAVCLKLNIANIVKQQNNPPETLEVVEPCETNKTVADGNSFFRALAFAVSGSEREHRKLRRAVVTHILQNEEKYLQYLRQGYSSVPDYIAKTRMKFVGNRATEMEIQAANTAVNTMEFI encoded by the exons ATGGCGCGAGCTGTATTGTTCTTCCGTTTTTACCGGAAAGGGAGCCATTTTGTGTACTTTCGGGAAAG AAAAGTGAAACCTGATTTTGAG ATGCCTCGCACAAAGCAAACCCGGCGCTCCCAGGCCGCAAAGAAGAGGATGGCAGACCGGATGGCTGCTGATCCTGAAGAGGCTCTGCCACCTCTTAAAAAATTGGCAGAAGTAACAGAACGTTGTGTACATCACAACGGGGCTATAAAACTGGGTCATAACAGTGGTCATAACCGTGGTCATAACCTTGGGCAAACAAGTGGTCAAACAAGTGGTCAAACAAGTGGTCAAACAAGTGGTCAAACAAGTGGTCAAACAACTGGTCTAAACAATGATGCTAAAAACACGGATCATAATAGTACTGTTAACATGACCATGAAAGCTGTTTCTGATTTGTGTCCACAGAAATCGTACATCAGTGGCTCTTTCCATCAAGGAGATTACCGTTTTGGCCGGAATAGGGGAAGTCAATGTGGTGcaaactgtttaactgcaatTGTGATGTGTAAGATGAAAAATGTGTTGCAGTGGACGAGAAGTGACCTGGATGCTGTTTTGATCCATGGAGATGACCTGTACAGTGCCATGAGAGACGCAGGGAAAATCAACGATCCTGAATCCGGCTTCATAGCTGTTCATGAgctaccagacacacacacacttaaagatTGTCGGTTTTCAATAAACTATGGTGAAACATTGACTGGCTTGTTTGGTATCAATAAATATGATGGGGAACTACAAGGGTATGCTATGTCTTTTGATGAAGCAGTAAATCGAGCATTCCAGACGTTTGATGCTGTTTTAGTGAATATTAAGCTAGCCATATGTGCAGCTGTCAGAGAAGGTTCCTGGTATGCAGTGATTGATCCACATTCAAGACAAGGTGATGGCAGATGTGTAGCTGACGGTAAGAGTGTAGTGGTTTACCATCGTGACTTGCACTCGCTGATTGTTCATTTCCGGAAACTTGCCGCGTCTATAAATGCACGTTATCAGGAGTTTGAGGTAACTGGGGTCAATGCGGTTATGACTGGCGGAAAACGTCCATTTTGGCAAGTGATAGAGAACGCTGGTCCAGCAGAAAATGAGCGTGAAGGTGATGTTAAGTGCAGTCAATCTCCGGGTGATTTCATGGACGTAGATGAAACATCTGTGAAAGAAACTTGTGCACGACAGAGACCAAAAACACCATACCCATCTGATGAAAACGAAGGTGATGTTGAATTTATTTCACAAGCTGCTAGTGCTTCTTTACAGTTTAGTCCATTAACACATGAGAAGCAAAGGGCTGTTTGCTTAAAGCTAAACATTGCAAACattgtaaaacaacaaaacaatccaCCTGAGACTCTTGAAGTGGTTGAGCCTTGTGAAACGAACAAGACTGTTGCAGATGGAAACTCTTTTTTTAGAGCTTTAGCCTTTGCTGTAAGTGGATCAGAACGAGAACACAGAAAACTGAGACGGGCTGTCGTTACACACATACTGCAGAATGAAGAAAAGTACCTACAGTATCTCAGACAAGGATACAGCTCTGTACCAGACTACATTGCCAAAACAAGAATGAAATTCGTTGGAAATCGGGCAACAGAGATGGAAATACAAGCAGCCA